A section of the Oryza sativa Japonica Group chromosome 1, ASM3414082v1 genome encodes:
- the LOC4326222 gene encoding coleoptile phototropism protein 1-like gives MKASSSSQGQSPRTPSPRATSATAEHTRSSSEPWLVAAAVASTCDDSCVNDVENFARTVAAAKSRQLVGSSAASRPDMLASVLSHYAAKWLPDVVAASSSSSSPATSASGRFLPPESPTATWLKKRLLLESLVAALPPDPPAPAGGGGAADDGITCDFLLKLLRAGSMVGADAALLQELESRAARRLDQATLGAVMIPAFGHGYACGTLLDVPLVLRLVRGFLKDAGAGGGGAAKAGGGGGAAAARVARLVDAYLAEAALEAGLRPAEFEELARAVPAHARPADDALYRAVDTYLKAHASTSKEERKSLCRLIDARKLTAEAAAHAVQNDRLPVRSVLQVLFSEHGKLNRLAELSGGASSFGAPSPAFDLPGARCPSKREVLAQHHELRRLREDFARLQVQCSALQAQVDRLSTERRRRGGGGSGGGGGFFKWSTFWFGGMSADVARVEDSESGIERRTPASGKKGRGGAAGAAAATPTPKWRKSMS, from the exons ATgaaggcgtcgtcgtcgtcgcagggGCAGAGCCcgaggacgccgtcgccgcgcgccacctccgccaccgccgagcACACGCGGTCCTCCTCGGAGCCGTggctcgtggcggcggcggtggcgagcacCTGCGACGACTCGTGCGTCAACGACGTCGAGAACTTCGcgcgcaccgtcgccgccgccaagtcTAGGCAGCTGGTgggctcgtcggcggcgtcgcgccCCGACATGCTCGCGTCCGTGCTGTCCCACTACGCCGCCAAGTGGCTCCCCGACGTGgtggccgcgtcgtcgtcgtcctcgtcgccggcgacgtcggcgtcggggcGGTTCCTGCCCCCGGAGAGCCCCACCGCCACGTGGCTCAAGAAGCGGCTCCTCCTGGAGTCCCTCGTCGCCGCGCTCCCGCCTGACCCGCCGgctcccgccggcggcggaggagcggccgACGACGGCATCACGTGCGACTTCCTGCTCAAGCTGCTCCGGGCGGGGAGCATGGTgggcgccgacgcggcgctgCTGCAGGAGCTGGAGTccagggcggcgcggcggctggacCAGGCGACGCTGGGCGCCGTGATGATACCGGCGTTCGGGCACGGGTACGCGTGCGGGACGCTGCTCGACGTGCCGCTGGTGCTGCGCCTGGTGCGCGGCTTCCTCaaggacgccggcgccggcgggggcggcgccgccaaggcaggcggtggcggaggcgccgccgccgcgagggtgGCGAGGCTGGTCGACGCCTACCTCGCCGAGGCGGCGCTCGAGGCCGGGCTGCGGCCGGCCGAGTTCGAGGAGCTCGCGCGCGCCGTGCCCGCGCACGCGCGCCCCGCCGACGACGCGCTCTACCGCGCCGTCGATACCTACCTCAAG GCACACGCGAGCACGAGCAAGGAGGAGAGGAAGTCGCTGTGCCGGCTGATCGACGCGCGGAAgctgacggcggaggcggcggcgcacgccgtCCAGAACGACCGCCTCCCCGTGCGCTCCGTGCTGCAGGTGCTCTTCTCCGAGCACGGCAAGCTCAACCGCCTCGCCGAGCTCAGCGGCGGTGCCTCCTCCTTCGGCGCGCCCAGCCCGGCGTTTGACCTCCCCGGCGCCCGCTGCCCCTCCAAGCGCGAGGTGCTCGCCCAGCACcacgagctccgccgcctccgcgaggacttCGCCCGCCTCCAG GTCCAGTGCAGCGCGCTGCAGGCTCAGGTGGACAGGCTGAGcacggagaggaggcggcgcggcggaggcggcagcggtggcggcggcgggttcttCAAGTGGAGCACGTTCTGGTTCGGCGGCATGAGCGCCGACGTCGCGCGGGTGGAGGACTCCGAGAGCGGCATCGAGCggcggacgccggcgagcgggaagAAGGGcaggggcggcgccgccggcgccgccgccgcgacgccgacgccgaaaTGGCGCAAGTCGATGTCATGA
- the LOC4326223 gene encoding uncharacterized protein has product MAATAFTEEEKAVDDSLGYPKAYARLCRGGGGGGGGLPYGHGPPHGFLPYVLHPHEAMRAKDLNEMFPVADAEAAPTANPRGFANLLWKQLDHLGNAGFDPALFRVDAYGNVLYLHADSASPLAWDIDHWFPCARGGRTVPSNLRIVQAQVCRKKHNKLEFLVPWWDLQLGISVNQFLSIFASKNADFRNRAFTFLFVDGASEELTSMQAVEAHAFPHHFSDLTKKVGLAPAAIVSSRGSDSSVLKSLDANRPLRPNYPLIAAKKFTGEKDENFNVPMSNHGPNSTKENNNPDADGYISNPYLSIATARDSLRQREEAKKKQAELTELENEATELKQKNEEERVAIQDMEALLIKRRRRVEKCRRLAEAQSNYKAVLEKMIRDAMHQSVVYKEQLRMNQAATSTLMARLEAQRAMCDSSETELRRKYQQKDELEKQIKPFTDQARKRYRVDDDGLLEERHSLEERHSERVKYFPGIRLRSRNPLKQELRVFLEEDQRASDAYISLEEEEIAGETSTMGNFRNSPFKVINFPRRSMEDNTVDTERGRASVREKLEHLAIKERQRGRRRERTMSSRGSRATSTPVRSRDGNGKGKAAMVQCESETERSQTVSVPRTSSVPPSPPYRVTGMYGTPRYPAEKSVLLKKNNVIHRQGVGRSEGDANMNHTGKGTVDKWLQMLMEDQQQQEDPAAAYHSSEDHNTADEIASDEHQMQSRIDDESCRNEITECSDEIVEVGGDGATEQQDRCRNSFEIKERGEEKKIWFPRSDSSRGFRSLPSSPSKILGMRRGVECMSRKPKVVGDDNGRYGYEDSVSTSSSKFLTRCKQAIKKAVNK; this is encoded by the exons atggcggcgacggcgttcacggaggaggagaaggcggtgGATGACTCGCTCGGCTACCCCAAGGCCTACGCGCGCctctgccgcggcggcggcggtggcggcggtggactcCCGTACGGCCACGGCCCGCCGCACGGCTTCCTCCCCTACGTCCTCCACCCGCACGAG GCGATGCGGGCGAAGGATCTGAACGAGATGTTCCCGGTGgccgacgcggaggcggcgccgacggcgaacCCGCGGGGGTTCGCGAACCTGCTGTGGAAGCAGCTCGACCACCTCGGCAACGCCGGGTTCGACCCGGCGCTGTTCCGCGTCGACGCCTACGGCAACGTGCTCTACCTCCACGCCGACTCCGCCTCGCCTCTCGCGTGGGACATCGACCACTGGTTCCCCTGCGCCC gaggtgggaggacggtGCCGAGCAACCTGAGGATCGTGCAGGCGCAGGTGTGCAGGAAGAAGCACAACAAGCTGGAGTTCCTCGTCCCGTGGTGGGATCTGCAGCTCGGCATCTCCGTCAACCAGTTCCTCTCCATCTTCGCCTCCAAGAACGCCGACTTCAG GAACAGAGCATTCACGTTCTTGTTCGTCGACGGGGCCAGCGAGGAGCTCACCTCGATGCAGGCTGTGGAGGCGCACGCGTTTCCGCACCATTTCTCCGATTTGACCAAGAAAGTTGGCCTTGCCCCTGCTGCCATTGTTTCCTCCAGGGGATCCGATAGCTCGGTGCTCAAATCTCTTGATGCAAACCGGCCGCTCAGGCCTAATTATCCTCTCATTG CTGCCAAGAAATTCACGGGAGAAAAGGATGAGAATTTTAACGTGCCAATGTCCAACCATGGGCCTAATTCGACTAAGGAGAACAATAATCCGGATGCTGATGGCTACATTAGCAACCCTTACCTGTCCATTGCAACGGCTAGGGACTCGCTGAGGCAAAGGGAAGAGGCCAAGAAGAAGCAAGCTGAGCTCACTGAGCTGGAGAACGAGGCCACTGAGCTGAAGCAGAAGAATGAAGAGGAGCGGGTGGCCATCCAGGACATGGAGGCCCTCCTCAtcaagaggcggcggcgcgtcgagaAGTGCCGCCGCTTGGCGGAGGCTCAGTCGAATTACAAGGCTGTGCTGGAGAAGATGATCAGAGACGCCATGCACCA GTCTGTTGTGTACAAGGAGCAGCTTAGGATGAACCAAGCTGCAACGAGCACTCTCATGGCGAGACTCGAGGCCCAGAGAGCAATGTGTGACTCATCCGAAACCGAGCTCCGGAGGAAGTACCAGCAGAAGGATGAACTGGAGAAGCAGATCAAGCCTTTCACCGATCAAGCAAGGAAGCGGTATCGTGTTGACGATGATGGATTGCTAGAGGAAAGGCACAGCTTAGAAGAAAGGCACAGTGAAAGGGTGAAGTATTTTCCAGGAATAAGACTGAGGAGCAGAAACCCTCTCAAGCAGGAGCTGAGGGTTTTCCTGGAGGAGGACCAGAGGGCTTCAGATGCATACATCTCCCTAGAGGAAGAGGAAATTGCAGGTGAAACTTCAACAATGGGAAATTTCAGGAATTCACCTTTCAAGGTGATAAACTTCCCAAGGAGGTCCATGGAAGACAACACAGTTGACACTGAGAGAGGAAGAGCATCAGTGAGGGAGAAGCTGGAGCATCTGGCGATCAAAGAACGGCAGCGCGGCAGAAGGAGAGAAAGGACCATGTCATCAAGGGGATCAAGGGCAACTAGCACTCCTGTGAGGTCAAGAGATGGCAATGGCAAGGGCAAAGCAGCCATGGTGCAATGTGAGTCTGAGACTGAAAGATCTCAGACAGTTTCAGTGCCAAGGACATCCTCAGTTCCTCCAAGTCCTCCTTACAGAGTAACTGGCATGTATGGAACACCTAGATATCCTGCAGAGAAATCGGTGCTATTGAAAAAGAATAATGTGATTCATCGGCAAGGCGTCGGTCGATCCGAAGGCGACGCAAACATGAACCACACCGGCAAAGGAACTGTGGATAAGTGGCTTCAAATGCTCATGGaggatcagcagcagcaagaagATCCTGCAGCAGCATATCATTCTTCTGAAGATCACAACACTGCTGATGAAATCGCTTCAGACGAGCACCAAATGCAAAGCAGAATTGATGATGAGAGCTGCAGGAATGAGATCACCGAATGCTCCGATGAGATCGTCGAGGTCGGTGGCGATGGTGCTACTGAGCAGCAGGACAGGTGCAGGAACAGCTTTGAGAtcaaggagaggggagaggagaagaagatctGGTTCCCAAGGTCTGACAGCTCCAGGGGTTTCAGGTCTCTGCCTTCCTCACCTTCCAAGATCCTTGGAATGAGAAGGGGTGTGGAGTGCATGAGCAGGAAGCCCAAGGTGGTCGGCGACGACAATGGCAGATACGGCTATGAAGATTCAGTGTCCACAAGCAGCAGCAAGTTCCTCACCAGGTGCAAGCAAGCCATCAAGAAAGCAGTGAACAAATAA